One stretch of Thermococcus sp. DNA includes these proteins:
- a CDS encoding ATP-binding cassette domain-containing protein — translation MERAIEAANLTKYYGSFQAVKGVSFSVKSGEVFGFLGPNGAGKTTTIRMLTGVLKPNSGEIWVLGYDMLNEREKIKAREKTGIVPEMANPYVDMTAMQNLHLMGGLYGMSKREIEKRSVELLKTFGIYEKRNVKVRGFSKGMRQRLILAMAMIADPELYFLDEPTSGLDVISARLIKDVIREEKRAGKTIFLTTHNMDDANELCERIGIIRRGELIAIDTPEKLKQLVKGRVSVEVSFEPMRFDPSILSSALNVETMGDKVKIYTDNPDKTVKELVRYAEEKNLHIVSLRTLSPSLEDVFMELVGGRDD, via the coding sequence TCTCCGTTAAGTCTGGAGAGGTCTTCGGCTTCCTCGGTCCAAACGGGGCAGGCAAAACTACCACCATAAGGATGCTTACAGGTGTTCTAAAGCCCAACTCCGGTGAAATATGGGTTCTCGGCTACGATATGCTCAACGAGCGCGAGAAGATAAAAGCCCGGGAGAAGACCGGTATTGTTCCTGAAATGGCCAATCCCTATGTCGACATGACTGCCATGCAGAACCTCCACCTTATGGGTGGACTTTACGGGATGTCAAAGCGGGAGATAGAGAAGCGCTCGGTTGAACTCCTTAAAACCTTTGGTATCTATGAAAAGCGAAACGTCAAGGTGAGGGGCTTCTCGAAAGGAATGAGGCAAAGGTTAATCCTCGCGATGGCAATGATAGCTGACCCGGAGCTTTACTTCTTAGATGAGCCGACGAGTGGCCTGGACGTTATAAGCGCGCGCCTCATAAAGGATGTGATTAGAGAGGAGAAGAGGGCTGGGAAGACGATATTCCTCACCACCCACAATATGGACGACGCAAACGAGCTATGCGAAAGGATAGGGATAATCAGACGGGGAGAGCTGATAGCGATAGACACCCCTGAAAAGCTCAAACAGCTCGTTAAAGGGCGCGTTTCCGTTGAAGTGAGCTTCGAGCCGATGCGCTTTGATCCCTCTATCCTTTCTTCGGCATTAAATGTGGAAACCATGGGAGATAAGGTGAAGATTTACACCGATAACCCGGATAAAACGGTTAAGGAGCTCGTCCGCTACGCGGAAGAGAAGAACCTCCACATAGTCAGCCTGAGAACACTCTCACCCTCGCTGGAAGACGTCTTCATGGAGCTGGTGGGTGGTAGGGATGATTGA
- a CDS encoding ABC transporter permease, giving the protein MIETLRRSFAIAKKDMLIFYLKGPVVIMGLIFPFFLFLAFLIGRNLGGDQLFVGLTAMTAFFTATAVGPTIIPWECRGRTFERLITAPVSLTTVLLGDFQASLYFGLAITFAIALPSMLYFSLSVGWITFLIATLLAVGTFSAMTILLSSYPPTDVPADVMMLTSLVKFSLLFISGIFVPLGKLPAYGRLVSYVSPLTYYVDALRHSLGGGYLPLWVDLGMLVLFGMAFFFTGVTIHRKVLERRFT; this is encoded by the coding sequence ATGATTGAGACCTTAAGACGCTCCTTCGCGATAGCAAAGAAAGACATGCTCATCTTCTACCTCAAGGGACCGGTTGTTATAATGGGCCTCATATTCCCCTTCTTCCTCTTCCTAGCTTTTCTAATTGGCAGGAACCTGGGCGGCGACCAGCTCTTCGTCGGCTTGACTGCCATGACTGCCTTCTTCACGGCCACGGCCGTTGGCCCCACGATAATCCCCTGGGAGTGCCGTGGAAGAACCTTTGAAAGACTTATAACGGCTCCAGTATCGCTCACAACCGTTCTTCTCGGCGATTTCCAGGCCTCACTCTATTTCGGACTCGCGATAACCTTCGCCATAGCCCTCCCCTCAATGCTTTACTTCTCACTAAGCGTGGGATGGATAACCTTCCTTATCGCTACTCTCCTCGCGGTCGGGACCTTTTCGGCCATGACAATACTCTTGTCGTCATACCCGCCGACGGACGTTCCCGCCGATGTGATGATGTTGACCTCTCTGGTGAAGTTCTCACTCCTCTTCATAAGCGGCATATTCGTGCCCCTTGGAAAGCTGCCTGCTTATGGGAGGCTCGTCTCATACGTCTCGCCGCTGACCTACTACGTCGATGCACTGAGGCATTCACTCGGAGGGGGTTACCTCCCGCTATGGGTTGACCTCGGGATGCTGGTTCTCTTTGGGATGGCTTTCTTCTTCACCGGCGTGACCATCCACAGGAAGGTGCTGGAGAGGAGGTTCACGTGA
- a CDS encoding TATA-box-binding protein, translating to MSLQVENVVASIDLHGNIDVDRIASELDPVHYDPSIFPGAAYKMESFGVTFLIFNSGKLVCTGAKSLETIKQATEELKRKLESLGLKFKGEPEIRVQNLVAAGGVGLGQLELDEIALTLPNVEYEPEIFPGVVYRVSNSRTTILIFNSGKVVVSGAKTREDAERAVEELKRNLYKYGLLEEEEW from the coding sequence ATGTCGCTCCAAGTTGAGAACGTGGTGGCTTCCATTGACCTTCATGGGAACATTGACGTTGACAGGATTGCCAGTGAGCTTGACCCGGTTCATTATGACCCGTCGATATTCCCGGGGGCAGCTTACAAGATGGAATCCTTCGGTGTGACGTTTCTTATCTTTAACTCCGGAAAGCTCGTTTGTACTGGTGCAAAGAGCCTTGAAACCATAAAACAGGCCACCGAAGAACTCAAAAGAAAGCTCGAATCCCTCGGGTTAAAATTCAAGGGGGAACCGGAGATCAGGGTGCAGAACCTCGTGGCCGCCGGGGGCGTGGGGCTTGGCCAGCTGGAGCTGGATGAGATTGCCCTTACCCTGCCCAACGTTGAATACGAGCCGGAGATATTCCCCGGGGTGGTTTACAGGGTCAGCAACTCAAGAACGACCATACTCATCTTCAACAGCGGGAAAGTTGTCGTTTCAGGTGCCAAAACCAGAGAAGACGCCGAGAGAGCCGTTGAAGAGTTGAAAAGAAATCTGTACAAGTACGGGCTTCTGGAAGAAGAGGAATGGTAG
- a CDS encoding OsmC family protein, which yields MKRLEYRAELEWDGNVGSFARIREFRLRTDTNTDGSNEGPLPAEYLLTAIGGCLTINWGRLIKKMRLNVEEMEIEVRGWRNLKEPQLQEITYLVKIVTDAPKRKILRVKELAEKYGTVFNTVGKEKIKGEVEIVRPEKA from the coding sequence ATGAAGAGGCTCGAATACAGGGCCGAGCTTGAGTGGGACGGAAACGTCGGGAGCTTCGCAAGGATAAGGGAGTTTCGGCTGAGAACAGACACAAACACTGACGGAAGCAACGAGGGACCCCTACCGGCCGAGTACCTGCTTACCGCCATAGGTGGCTGTCTGACGATAAACTGGGGAAGGCTGATCAAAAAGATGCGCCTAAACGTCGAGGAGATGGAAATAGAGGTCAGGGGCTGGAGGAACCTCAAGGAGCCTCAGCTCCAGGAGATAACCTACCTGGTTAAGATCGTGACGGACGCACCGAAGAGGAAGATACTCCGCGTCAAAGAATTGGCCGAGAAGTATGGAACCGTTTTCAACACCGTGGGAAAGGAGAAGATAAAGGGCGAAGTTGAGATAGTCAGGCCCGAAAAAGCATGA
- a CDS encoding NifB/NifX family molybdenum-iron cluster-binding protein — MKTLVAVPTSKGGLDDEVHESLVRAETFTLVEFEDGGVKGTKVIENPYRREPYGAGSKVALFLVNLGVNAIISRTDCPKGKMILDSAGIKMIIVDGPVKVEDALGELR, encoded by the coding sequence ATGAAAACGCTGGTCGCGGTTCCAACTTCAAAGGGCGGTCTCGATGATGAGGTCCACGAGAGCCTCGTTAGAGCGGAAACCTTCACGTTGGTCGAGTTTGAGGACGGAGGGGTTAAAGGAACCAAAGTGATCGAGAATCCCTACAGGCGGGAACCTTACGGGGCCGGCTCGAAGGTAGCTCTTTTCCTAGTAAACCTCGGCGTCAACGCCATCATTTCAAGGACGGACTGTCCGAAGGGGAAGATGATTCTGGATTCGGCTGGAATTAAGATGATTATCGTTGATGGCCCGGTGAAGGTAGAGGATGCTCTAGGAGAGCTTCGTTGA
- a CDS encoding cation diffusion facilitator family transporter — protein MGHHHHHHGELKGRMVISVILNLTITIAEIIGGILSGSLALLSDSIHNFSDSISLLASYFAVRVGERKANEKYTFGYKRAEILVAFINSAVLIGVSLFLLVEAYRRFKNPEPIDGPLMLVVALIGLLANLLSVLLLHDHAHESMNVRSAYLHLMSDTLSSVAVVIGGILIIEWNVTRVDPLVTVLISLYIMGEGYGILKESVEVLMEASPELDLEAIKAEIESIPSVRNAHHFHAWRIGENEVHFECHVEVEDIPISEAQGIIDEVEERLKKYGITHVTIQLEVEKCTDKGIVCHEEKEGD, from the coding sequence ATGGGGCATCATCACCATCATCACGGCGAGCTTAAAGGACGGATGGTAATCTCCGTTATCCTGAACCTCACGATCACGATCGCCGAGATAATCGGCGGAATACTTTCCGGGAGCCTCGCTTTGCTCAGCGACTCCATTCACAACTTCAGTGACTCCATAAGCCTGCTCGCGAGCTACTTTGCGGTGAGGGTAGGCGAGAGGAAGGCCAACGAGAAGTACACCTTCGGCTACAAGCGGGCCGAAATCCTCGTGGCATTTATAAACTCCGCGGTTCTCATTGGAGTCTCGCTCTTCCTCCTCGTTGAGGCTTACAGGCGCTTTAAAAACCCCGAACCGATAGACGGCCCGTTGATGCTTGTCGTCGCCCTTATCGGCCTGCTAGCAAACCTGCTCTCGGTTCTGCTCCTCCACGACCACGCCCACGAGAGCATGAACGTCCGCTCCGCCTACCTGCACCTAATGAGCGATACGCTCTCCTCCGTGGCCGTTGTTATAGGTGGAATCCTGATAATCGAGTGGAACGTCACCCGGGTTGACCCGCTCGTAACTGTACTCATCTCACTCTACATCATGGGGGAGGGCTACGGGATACTGAAGGAGAGCGTTGAGGTCCTTATGGAGGCATCTCCGGAACTTGATCTCGAGGCGATAAAAGCAGAGATAGAGTCTATTCCGAGTGTTAGAAACGCCCACCACTTCCACGCATGGCGCATAGGGGAGAACGAGGTCCACTTCGAGTGCCACGTTGAGGTTGAGGACATACCGATAAGCGAGGCGCAGGGGATAATAGATGAGGTCGAGGAGAGGCTGAAGAAGTACGGGATAACCCACGTTACGATTCAGCTTGAGGTGGAGAAGTGCACCGATAAGGGGATAGTATGCCACGAAGAAAAGGAAGGGGACTAG
- a CDS encoding tetratricopeptide repeat protein, producing MQEILKAIEEKDCKKVATLLYNKVDSLEDEELKEVLEKAEKLAIECEDFELYKLTTYYFHEILGIDKVPEFEKRAEERETFDAKFQLADLYYMIGELEKSLEIYRALLEEETAKGNLEHVGRIYYNIALIHEELQEYDKSLQLMEKAEEAFRNLGDEEDLLRVQIHHAYVKFEAGDTYEAKAMLAGLLSKIIDKRDLIVEVHLSFEEIFEEDEDYDAALQECLYAMLFAKGTDYEEIAFGSLMDVLWQLFLEDDFEMIYLNIDMFSSAFPDMKDFFDAVKAIALFKDDKMEEEEVSKYVEKVTDQRQIDLLELLGEAEL from the coding sequence ATGCAGGAGATACTGAAGGCCATCGAGGAGAAGGACTGCAAAAAGGTTGCGACCCTTCTGTACAATAAGGTTGACTCACTTGAGGATGAGGAGCTTAAAGAGGTCCTCGAAAAGGCTGAGAAGCTGGCCATTGAATGTGAAGACTTCGAACTTTACAAGCTCACCACTTACTACTTCCACGAAATTCTCGGAATCGACAAGGTACCGGAGTTTGAGAAGCGGGCTGAGGAGAGGGAAACGTTCGATGCAAAGTTCCAACTGGCAGACCTCTACTACATGATAGGCGAGCTTGAGAAGAGCCTTGAGATTTACAGGGCGCTCCTCGAGGAGGAGACGGCAAAGGGCAACCTCGAGCACGTCGGGAGGATATACTACAACATAGCGCTGATACATGAAGAACTCCAGGAGTACGACAAGTCCCTTCAGCTCATGGAAAAGGCCGAGGAGGCCTTCAGGAACCTTGGGGATGAGGAAGACCTGCTCAGAGTCCAGATACACCACGCCTACGTCAAATTCGAGGCGGGCGACACATACGAGGCCAAGGCGATGCTCGCGGGCCTTCTGTCGAAGATAATCGACAAGAGAGACCTCATCGTGGAAGTCCACCTAAGCTTCGAGGAGATATTCGAGGAGGACGAAGACTACGATGCCGCCTTACAAGAGTGCCTTTACGCCATGCTCTTCGCAAAGGGCACAGACTACGAGGAGATAGCCTTCGGCTCGCTCATGGACGTCCTCTGGCAGCTCTTCCTTGAGGACGATTTTGAGATGATCTACCTGAACATTGACATGTTCTCCAGCGCGTTCCCGGACATGAAAGACTTCTTCGATGCGGTTAAGGCGATAGCCCTCTTCAAGGACGACAAGATGGAGGAGGAAGAGGTGAGCAAGTACGTCGAGAAGGTGACGGACCAGAGGCAGATAGACCTGCTTGAGCTTCTTGGAGAGGCGGAACTCTAG